In the genome of Drosophila melanogaster chromosome 4, one region contains:
- the anne gene encoding anne boleyn, isoform D, with the protein MFASQSKACDSPSETVHLQSLPNHIEDLKFRNSDVETDDDLHFPGIAAKNKILKLSWWHSPVDMHYVATESVQPKKSDKVPSNKIKKVENNNTLVNGCSKTSARSVPLLKYNRPDQDGDSEENITSVLEPNVDEIYSKDSERLVDDSKPCIGLLNPDQEDQMKVCGYRRSLMRTGFCWACIFLTGGLLRLVLHWWRHLYLYATCSQCSLEEAEQVLVTEDYQGKHKMYHVKQIQVLTSSNLKTLLEKEQQSIERTHIECDHVENVLQLSVHFTSAQFKKCSSIRIFRCKQLVYAWNNNTNRFQRINGLDLNIPCSYYHQQRGLPVHEQISRRIVFGDNEITVPLRDFKTLLFLEVLNPFYVFQLFSVILWFTYDYYYYACVILLMSVFGITVSVLQTKKNQDVLQKTVYNTGNAWVVDHKGLSKELPTRAIVPGDIIEIPSSGCTLHCDAILISGNCILDESMLTGESVPVTKTPLPSKRDMIFDKTEHARHTLFCGTKVIQTRYIGSKKVLAFVINTGNITAKGELIRSILYPPPVDYKFEQDSYKFIQFLAIIACVGFIYTLVTKILRGTDPVKIAVESLDLITIVVPPALPAAMTVGRFYAQKRLKTSEIFCISPRSINVAGSINCCCFDKILKYSILRERRERAILAVTKKVSA; encoded by the exons ATGTTCGCAAGTCAGAGCAAGGCTTGTGATTCTCCGAGTGAGACTGTGCACCTACAGTCTTTACCAAATCATATTGAAGATCTAAAATTTAGAAATTCTGATGTTGAAACGGATGATGATCTTCACTTCCCTGGAATTgcagctaaaaataaaatcttgAAGCTTAGCTGGTGGCATTCTCCTGTTGATATGCATTATGTAGCGACAGAATCAGTGCAACCAAAAAAAAGTGATAAAGTACCgagcaataaaattaaaaaagttgaGAACAATAATACTTTAGTTAATGGTTGTAGTAAAACTTCAGCAAGATCTGTTCCATTACTCAAATATAATCGTCCAGACCAGGATGGGGACAGCGAAGAAAACATAACAAGCGTTCTTGAGCCAAACGTTGATGAAATCTATTCTAAAGACTCAGAACGGCTTGTGGATG ATTCAAAACCATGTATTGGACTATTAAATCCAGATCAGGAGGATCAAATGAAAGTATGCGGTTATCGACGTTCTCTTATGCGAACTGGTTTTTGTTGGGCATGCATCTTCTTAACTGGAGGTCTGTTGCGCCTCGTGTTACATTGGTGGCgtcatttatatttatatgccACTTGCTCTCAATGTTCATTGGAGGAGGCAGAACAGGTTTTGGTAACAGAGGATTATCAAGGAAAGCACAAAATGTACCATGTAAAGCAAATTCAAGTCCTAACGTCGAGCAACCTTAA GACACTTTTGGAAAAGGAACAGCAATCCATAGAAAGAACTCATATAGAATGCGATCATGTAGAAAACGTCCTTCAACTGTCAGTTCATTTTACCTCGGCCCAATTCAAAA aatgcTCATCAATACGAATTTTTCGCTGCAAGCAATTGGTTTATGCTTGGAACAATAATACAAATAGATTTCAAAGGATAAATGGACTCGACCTAAATATTCCTTGTTCATATTATCACCAACAGCGTGGATTACCTGTACATGAACAGATTTCAAGGCGAATTGTTTTCGGAGATAATGAGATAACTGTACCATTGCGAGATTTCAAGACATTGCTGTTCTTAGAAGTACTTAATCCTTTTTAcgtttttcaattattttctgTAATTCTTTGGTTTACATATGATTACTATTACTATGCTTGCGTAATACTCTTGATGTCAGTTTTTGGTATAACAGTGTCTGTTTTACAAACGAAAAAG aatcaGGATGTGCTCCAAAAAACAGTATATAACACTGGTAATGCTTGGGTTGTTGATCATAAAGGACTGTCTAAAGAGCTTCCAACGCGAGCGATAGTACCTGGGGACATCATTGAAATACCCTCATCAGGGTGTACGCTGCATTGCGATGCAATCTTAATATCAGGAAACTGCATTCTAGATGAGTCTATGCTTACTGGTGAAAGTGTGCCAGTGACCAAAACTCCTCTACCGTCGAAACGTGACATGATTTTTGATAAAACAGAGCATGCCAGACATACACTTTTTTGTGGCACAAAGGTTATTCAGACTCGTTATATTGGCTCCAAAAAAGTATTAGCATTTGTAATAAACACTGGAAACATAACGGCAAAAGGAGAACTTATACGTTCTATTCTTTATCCCCCCCCTGTGGACTACAAGTTTGAACAAGATTCGTACAAATTTATCCAGTTTCTGGCCATAATAGCATGTGTAGGATTTATTTATACGCTTGTAACTAAA ATCTTGCGTGGAACGGATCCTGTGAAAATAGCAGTTGAATCACTTGACCTTATCACAATTGTAGTCCCACCTGCACTTCCAGCGGCAATGACAGTCGGTCGATTTTATGCACAAAAGCGGCTAAAGACtagtgaaatattttgcatatctCCTAGGTCTATAAATGTGGCAGGAAGCataaattgttgttgctttgaCAAG attttaaagTACTCCATTTTACGCGAgcggagagagagagcaattttggccgtcaccaaaaaagtgtcTGCATAG
- the anne gene encoding anne boleyn, isoform H, with protein sequence MFASQSKACDSPSETVHLQSLPNHIEDLKFRNSDVETDDDLHFPGIAAKNKILKLSWWHSPVDMHYVATESVQPKKSDKVPSNKIKKVENNNTLVNGCSKTSARSVPLLKYNRPDQDGDSEENITSVLEPNVDEIYSKDSERLVDDSKPCIGLLNPDQEDQMKVCGYRRSLMRTGFCWACIFLTGGLLRLVLHWWRHLYLYATCSQCSLEEAEQVLVTEDYQGKHKMYHVKQIQVLTSSNLKTLLEKEQQSIERTHIECDHVENVLQLSVHFTSAQFKKCSSIRIFRCKQLVYAWNNNTNRFQRINGLDLNIPCSYYHQQRGLPVHEQISRRIVFGDNEITVPLRDFKTLLFLEVLNPFYVFQLFSVILWFTYDYYYYACVILLMSVFGITVSVLQTKKNQDVLQKTVYNTGNAWVVDHKGLSKELPTRAIVPGDIIEIPSSGCTLHCDAILISGNCILDESMLTGESVPVTKTPLPSKRDMIFDKTEHARHTLFCGTKVIQTRYIGSKKVLAFVINTGNITAKGELIRSILYPPPVDYKFEQDSYKFIQFLAIIACVGFIYTLVTKILRGTDPVKIAVESLDLITIVVPPALPAAMTVGRFYAQKRLKTSEIFCISPRSINVAGSINCCCFDKTGTLTEDGLDMWGVVPKSSTNQFQIPLKSVDRLPFDHFLFGMVTCHSITILNGRMMGDPLDLKMFESTGWELEDSNNIPDTEKYGILYPTILRQPRGGLSGMAETESGSKNEIKRQSSVDDLLATVGISPSQKNFDHGIVREFPFTSALQRMSVVTRCLSDQVFNVYCKGSPEMLKKLCKPQSLPDNYSQQLSEFAKKGYRIIAIAFKALSHKMNYTKVQRLSREEVENNMEFLGFVILENRLKPDTTKVINALNAAKIRTIMITGDNILTAISVARDCGIVSPSQSVITVHADPIGDSANIQTNTGTECNFDNSSDKHYKLHYTLDLGSKTSRAYLFKSCFNSNLFDPETPEFTAQVGKTIFHMESTNSLVNESTSSYAESGLPTSDSLASVKTIDTWTHNDAELGIKHTPDESWRRQECIFAMDGKTWQIVKDYFPEEMEILLTRGSIYARMSPDQKQALVIELQNLDYCVAMCGDGANDCGALKVAHAGISLSETEASIASPFTSRNPTISAVLKVIKEGRAALVTSFGIFKYMAAYSLVQFISVMILYSIDSNLTDKQYLYVDLGLISIFAFFFGKTESFDGMLVEQVPLSSLISSTPLASLLLHLTVVTAFQVTCWVHLHQQPWFKAFEPADEDHLGCFENYTMFCISSFQYIILAFVFSKGAPYRKPLWSNWPLCLAFIVNLCIIVYLVLYPSDWVASFFQLIVPPTMRFRYVMLAYGAASFICHIFVESFLVEYLVFKKYQVKREKNWVTSKQKYMRLEHDISNIKNWPPITEVYEPNNLIDCETEQPTYVSLHAEQNHDTQLGKFPGFC encoded by the exons ATGTTCGCAAGTCAGAGCAAGGCTTGTGATTCTCCGAGTGAGACTGTGCACCTACAGTCTTTACCAAATCATATTGAAGATCTAAAATTTAGAAATTCTGATGTTGAAACGGATGATGATCTTCACTTCCCTGGAATTgcagctaaaaataaaatcttgAAGCTTAGCTGGTGGCATTCTCCTGTTGATATGCATTATGTAGCGACAGAATCAGTGCAACCAAAAAAAAGTGATAAAGTACCgagcaataaaattaaaaaagttgaGAACAATAATACTTTAGTTAATGGTTGTAGTAAAACTTCAGCAAGATCTGTTCCATTACTCAAATATAATCGTCCAGACCAGGATGGGGACAGCGAAGAAAACATAACAAGCGTTCTTGAGCCAAACGTTGATGAAATCTATTCTAAAGACTCAGAACGGCTTGTGGATG ATTCAAAACCATGTATTGGACTATTAAATCCAGATCAGGAGGATCAAATGAAAGTATGCGGTTATCGACGTTCTCTTATGCGAACTGGTTTTTGTTGGGCATGCATCTTCTTAACTGGAGGTCTGTTGCGCCTCGTGTTACATTGGTGGCgtcatttatatttatatgccACTTGCTCTCAATGTTCATTGGAGGAGGCAGAACAGGTTTTGGTAACAGAGGATTATCAAGGAAAGCACAAAATGTACCATGTAAAGCAAATTCAAGTCCTAACGTCGAGCAACCTTAA GACACTTTTGGAAAAGGAACAGCAATCCATAGAAAGAACTCATATAGAATGCGATCATGTAGAAAACGTCCTTCAACTGTCAGTTCATTTTACCTCGGCCCAATTCAAAA aatgcTCATCAATACGAATTTTTCGCTGCAAGCAATTGGTTTATGCTTGGAACAATAATACAAATAGATTTCAAAGGATAAATGGACTCGACCTAAATATTCCTTGTTCATATTATCACCAACAGCGTGGATTACCTGTACATGAACAGATTTCAAGGCGAATTGTTTTCGGAGATAATGAGATAACTGTACCATTGCGAGATTTCAAGACATTGCTGTTCTTAGAAGTACTTAATCCTTTTTAcgtttttcaattattttctgTAATTCTTTGGTTTACATATGATTACTATTACTATGCTTGCGTAATACTCTTGATGTCAGTTTTTGGTATAACAGTGTCTGTTTTACAAACGAAAAAG aatcaGGATGTGCTCCAAAAAACAGTATATAACACTGGTAATGCTTGGGTTGTTGATCATAAAGGACTGTCTAAAGAGCTTCCAACGCGAGCGATAGTACCTGGGGACATCATTGAAATACCCTCATCAGGGTGTACGCTGCATTGCGATGCAATCTTAATATCAGGAAACTGCATTCTAGATGAGTCTATGCTTACTGGTGAAAGTGTGCCAGTGACCAAAACTCCTCTACCGTCGAAACGTGACATGATTTTTGATAAAACAGAGCATGCCAGACATACACTTTTTTGTGGCACAAAGGTTATTCAGACTCGTTATATTGGCTCCAAAAAAGTATTAGCATTTGTAATAAACACTGGAAACATAACGGCAAAAGGAGAACTTATACGTTCTATTCTTTATCCCCCCCCTGTGGACTACAAGTTTGAACAAGATTCGTACAAATTTATCCAGTTTCTGGCCATAATAGCATGTGTAGGATTTATTTATACGCTTGTAACTAAA ATCTTGCGTGGAACGGATCCTGTGAAAATAGCAGTTGAATCACTTGACCTTATCACAATTGTAGTCCCACCTGCACTTCCAGCGGCAATGACAGTCGGTCGATTTTATGCACAAAAGCGGCTAAAGACtagtgaaatattttgcatatctCCTAGGTCTATAAATGTGGCAGGAAGCataaattgttgttgctttgaCAAG ACTGGTACTCTTACGGAAGATGGACTTGACATGTGGGGTGTTGTGCCCAAATCATCGACTAATCAATTTCAAATTCCCTTAAAAAGTGTTGATCGATTGCCATTCGATCACTTCCTTTTCGGTATGGTAACGTGTCATTCTATAACAATATTGAACGGCAGAATGATGGGCGACCCATTGGATTTAAAAATGTTCGAGTCTACAGGATGGGAACTAGAAGATTCAAATAACATACCTGACACTGAAAAATATGGTATTCTTTATCCAACAATTTTAAGACAGCCAAGAGGTGGCCTTTCCGGTATGGCTGAAACCGAATCTGGATCTAAGAATGAAATTAAGCGGCAATCCTCAGTAGACGATTTACTAGCCACTGTTGGAATCTCGCCATCCCAAAAGAATTTTGATCATGGTATCGTTCGAGAATTTCCATTTACTTCAGCTCTTCAGCGGATGTCTGTTGTTACTCGTTGTCTTAGTGACCAAGTATTTAATGTTTACTGCAAAGGTTCTCCCGAGATGTTGAAAAAACTGTGTAAACCACAAAGTTTACCAGATAATTATTCGCAACAACTATCGGAATTCGCAAAAAAAGGATACCGAATTATTGCCATTGCATTTAAAGCCCTTTCCCACAAGATGAACTATACAAAAGTACAGCGTTTATCTCGCGAAGAGGTTGAAAACAACATGGaatttttgggttttgttaTACTTGAGAATCGCCTTAAACCAGATACTACTAAAGTAATAAATGCGCTTAACGCAGCCAAAATTCGAACTATAATGATAACAGGCGATAACATTTTAACTGCAATAAGCGTTGCTCGGGATTGTGGCATAGTAAGTCCCTCTCAATCAGTTATAACAGTGCATGCAGATCCAATTGGTGACAGTGCAAACATTCAAACTAATACCGGTACAGAGTGTAATTTTGATAACAGTTCAGATAAACACTACAAGTTGCACTACACTTTAGATTTGGGTAGCAAGACATCTCGGGCATATCTGTTTAAATCATGTTTTAACAGTAACCTTTTTGACCCTGAAACACCTGAATTCACGGCCCAAGTTGGAAAAACTATTTTTCATATGGAGTCGACGAATTCATTAGTTAACGAATCGACTTCTAGTTACGCAGAAAGTGGTTTGCCAACAAGCGATAGTTTGGCCAGTGTAAAAACTATAGACACTTGGACCCACAATGATGCTGAGCTTGGAATAAAACACACACCAGACGAAAGCTGGCGGCGGCAAGAATGCATATTTGCAATGGATGGTAAAACTTGGCAAATTGTAAAAGATTACTTTCcagaagaaatggaaattcttttGACACGGGGTTCTATTTACGCCCGAATGTCACCCGATCAGAAACAGGCACTAGTTATAGAACTTCAAAACTTGGACTATTGCGTTGCCATGTGCGGTGATGGAGCCAATGACTGTGGTGCACTGAAGGTGGCTCACGCTGGTATTTCCTTAAGCGAGACTGAAGCATCTATAGCATCGCCATTTACTTCACGAAATCCCACAATTTCGGCggttttaaaagttattaagGAAGGACGCGCTGCATTGGTCACATCGTTTGGTATTTTCAAGTATATGGCAGCCTATTCGCTGGTTCAGTTTATATCTGTTATGATTTTGTATTCCATCGACTCCAATTTGACGGACAAGCAGTATCTATATGTCGATCTTGGACTTATATCAATTTTTGCCTTCTTTTTTGGTAAAACTGAATCATTTGATGGAATGCTGGTGGAACAAGTGCCGCTTAGTTCATTAATATCCTCTACGCCATTAGCATCCCTTTTACTACATCTTACTGTTGTAACAGCATTTCAGGTGACTt GTTGGGTTCATCTGCATCAACAGCCCTGGTTTAAAGCTTTCGAGCCTGCGGATGAAGATCATTTAGGTTGCTTTGAAAACTATACAATGTTCTGCATATCTAGTTTCCAGTATATAATTCTAGCTTTTGTTTTCTCAAAGGGAGCACCGTACAGAAAACCACTGTGGTCGAATTGGCCACTGTGCTTAGCATTTATTGTAAATTTGTGCATTATTGTATATTTGGTTCTTTACCCCAGCGATTGGGTAGCATCCTTTTTTCAGCTTATTGTACCTCCTACAATGAGATTTCGATACGTTATGCTTGCATACGGAGCAGCATCATTTATATGTCATATTTTTGTCGAGTCTTTCTTGGTTGAATATCtagtgttcaaaaaataccaAGTAAAGCGAGAGAAAAACTGGGTCACATCGAAGCAAAAATACATGCGTCTAGAGCAtgatatatcaaatataaaaaactggCCACCTATAACTGAAGTTTATGAACCGAATAATTTAATAGACTGCGAAACTGAACAGCCCACATATGTAAGTTTGCACGCTGAACAAAACCATGATACGCAGCTTGGAAAGTTTCCGGGATTTTGTTAG
- the anne gene encoding anne boleyn, isoform E, giving the protein MHYVATESVQPKKSDKVPSNKIKKVENNNTLVNGCSKTSARSVPLLKYNRPDQDGDSEENITSVLEPNVDEIYSKDSERLVDDSKPCIGLLNPDQEDQMKVCGYRRSLMRTGFCWACIFLTGGLLRLVLHWWRHLYLYATCSQCSLEEAEQVLVTEDYQGKHKMYHVKQIQVLTSSNLKTLLEKEQQSIERTHIECDHVENVLQLSVHFTSAQFKKCSSIRIFRCKQLVYAWNNNTNRFQRINGLDLNIPCSYYHQQRGLPVHEQISRRIVFGDNEITVPLRDFKTLLFLEVLNPFYVFQLFSVILWFTYDYYYYACVILLMSVFGITVSVLQTKKNQDVLQKTVYNTGNAWVVDHKGLSKELPTRAIVPGDIIEIPSSGCTLHCDAILISGNCILDESMLTGESVPVTKTPLPSKRDMIFDKTEHARHTLFCGTKVIQTRYIGSKKVLAFVINTGNITAKGELIRSILYPPPVDYKFEQDSYKFIQFLAIIACVGFIYTLVTKILRGTDPVKIAVESLDLITIVVPPALPAAMTVGRFYAQKRLKTSEIFCISPRSINVAGSINCCCFDKILKYSILRERRERAILAVTKKVSA; this is encoded by the exons ATGCATTATGTAGCGACAGAATCAGTGCAACCAAAAAAAAGTGATAAAGTACCgagcaataaaattaaaaaagttgaGAACAATAATACTTTAGTTAATGGTTGTAGTAAAACTTCAGCAAGATCTGTTCCATTACTCAAATATAATCGTCCAGACCAGGATGGGGACAGCGAAGAAAACATAACAAGCGTTCTTGAGCCAAACGTTGATGAAATCTATTCTAAAGACTCAGAACGGCTTGTGGATG ATTCAAAACCATGTATTGGACTATTAAATCCAGATCAGGAGGATCAAATGAAAGTATGCGGTTATCGACGTTCTCTTATGCGAACTGGTTTTTGTTGGGCATGCATCTTCTTAACTGGAGGTCTGTTGCGCCTCGTGTTACATTGGTGGCgtcatttatatttatatgccACTTGCTCTCAATGTTCATTGGAGGAGGCAGAACAGGTTTTGGTAACAGAGGATTATCAAGGAAAGCACAAAATGTACCATGTAAAGCAAATTCAAGTCCTAACGTCGAGCAACCTTAA GACACTTTTGGAAAAGGAACAGCAATCCATAGAAAGAACTCATATAGAATGCGATCATGTAGAAAACGTCCTTCAACTGTCAGTTCATTTTACCTCGGCCCAATTCAAAA aatgcTCATCAATACGAATTTTTCGCTGCAAGCAATTGGTTTATGCTTGGAACAATAATACAAATAGATTTCAAAGGATAAATGGACTCGACCTAAATATTCCTTGTTCATATTATCACCAACAGCGTGGATTACCTGTACATGAACAGATTTCAAGGCGAATTGTTTTCGGAGATAATGAGATAACTGTACCATTGCGAGATTTCAAGACATTGCTGTTCTTAGAAGTACTTAATCCTTTTTAcgtttttcaattattttctgTAATTCTTTGGTTTACATATGATTACTATTACTATGCTTGCGTAATACTCTTGATGTCAGTTTTTGGTATAACAGTGTCTGTTTTACAAACGAAAAAG aatcaGGATGTGCTCCAAAAAACAGTATATAACACTGGTAATGCTTGGGTTGTTGATCATAAAGGACTGTCTAAAGAGCTTCCAACGCGAGCGATAGTACCTGGGGACATCATTGAAATACCCTCATCAGGGTGTACGCTGCATTGCGATGCAATCTTAATATCAGGAAACTGCATTCTAGATGAGTCTATGCTTACTGGTGAAAGTGTGCCAGTGACCAAAACTCCTCTACCGTCGAAACGTGACATGATTTTTGATAAAACAGAGCATGCCAGACATACACTTTTTTGTGGCACAAAGGTTATTCAGACTCGTTATATTGGCTCCAAAAAAGTATTAGCATTTGTAATAAACACTGGAAACATAACGGCAAAAGGAGAACTTATACGTTCTATTCTTTATCCCCCCCCTGTGGACTACAAGTTTGAACAAGATTCGTACAAATTTATCCAGTTTCTGGCCATAATAGCATGTGTAGGATTTATTTATACGCTTGTAACTAAA ATCTTGCGTGGAACGGATCCTGTGAAAATAGCAGTTGAATCACTTGACCTTATCACAATTGTAGTCCCACCTGCACTTCCAGCGGCAATGACAGTCGGTCGATTTTATGCACAAAAGCGGCTAAAGACtagtgaaatattttgcatatctCCTAGGTCTATAAATGTGGCAGGAAGCataaattgttgttgctttgaCAAG attttaaagTACTCCATTTTACGCGAgcggagagagagagcaattttggccgtcaccaaaaaagtgtcTGCATAG